In one Betta splendens chromosome 14, fBetSpl5.4, whole genome shotgun sequence genomic region, the following are encoded:
- the LOC114869339 gene encoding uncharacterized protein LOC114869339: protein MFFFYMIITALSTAALTKGAVKCKIEVNETTQHCIAKLDEPLTFQILTHKKKTHLKKSNINILRVNNDKVEDINEDYRSRITQLTNTTMTLDVVRTTDSGNYLLETFNHEGQLSHTTNFHLEVQAPVSKPEVSQTCLSPKQSVVCCSTEGDGVEFIWSLDDNILEQTRAESTNKSTSEVSNVTISLHGQLTGNLACITQNDISSEQTVIQLRSCKGSIHPLWLTVTAAVIASVCALLLLLALILCMRHLHKTPRTVTVDEDNYENELTYSNVRVKSAKERRPNTKYQCAEETYCSY, encoded by the exons atgtttttcttctatATGATCATCACAGCTCTGtctacagcagctctgaccaaaG gggctgtgaaatgcaaaattgaAGTGAATGAAACTACTCAGCACTGCATTGCAAAACTTGATGAGCCACTGACCTTTCAAATACTCACtcacaagaaaaaaacacatttgaaaaagAGTAACATTAACATCTTAAGGGTAAACAATGACAAGGTAGAGGATATAAATGAGGACTATAGAAGTCGTATTACACAATTAACAAATACAACTATGACACTTGACGTGGTGAGAACGACAGATTCTGGAAATTACCTGCTGGAAACGTTTAACCATGAAGGTCAATTATCACACACAACCAACTTTCATCTAGAAGTACAAG ctccagtgtcaAAACCAGAGGTGTCGCAGACGTGTTTGTCACCAAAACAGTCTgtcgtctgctgctccactgagggAGACGGAGTAGAGTTCATTTGGAGTTTGGACGACAACATATTAGAACAGACCAGAGCTGAGAGCACAAATAAATCGACATCCGAGGTTTCCAATGTCACCATCAGCTTACACGGCCAGCTCACTGGAAACTTAGCATGTATCACTCAGAACGACATCAGCTCAGAACAAACTGTGATCCAGCTCAGGAGCTGTAAAG GTTCCATTCACCCTCTTTGGCTGACTGTTACTGCTGCTGTGATAGCCAGCGTATGCGCTTTGCTTCTGCTTTTGGCTCTGATTCTCTGTATGAGACACTTACATAAGACTCCAAGAACTGTGACTGTTGATGAAG ATAATTATGAAAATGAATTAACCTATTCTAATGTTAGAGTGAAGTCTGCGAAGGAAAGAAGACCCAACACAAAGTACCAATGTGCAGAAGAAACCTATTGCTCATATTAG